The genomic region CAATGCGAACAGTTTGTGAtaataatgttagaagaccccaAGAACTCAGAGCACAACTAACACATCCAGatgaggaagctacagctacctgagaaGAGAAATTACAAACGTCTAAGACGTTTCAAACAAATATTATGAAAGAGATACGCGAGtgaataatacaggaaaaaataatggcatggctcgcaataagggaaaaaataaaaaaaaacaaaaccgtTACGAAGTTAAGAGATCGAAAACTGAGTATATTTATGTCATTGGGTGAAACAGAAATGGTTGGGGACAGAATTGCTTGGAGAAAAACTAGGATGATTAGGAGAATTTAAATTCCTTAGTTCCTACATAACAGAAAATGGGACACTATGGGTTGGTATGGAATGGTTTGTTGACGTTATACGAAGAAATGGAAACTATATGGACAACAAAGGGACAAAGAATAGAAAGCTGTTAGAAGTTGTGGAAGTACCATTATCAACTGAAAGACATATGGACACATCCAAAccaaaacataaataaataaagaggAGAATAAAGAAACGCGCAAGTCGTTTCATCAAAACACGTTTTGACAAaaggaaaaaaaattgtttttctgaAACCTAGTTATTGGAAGTAGACGAAAACATAGGCCAAATCTTAGATGAAAGGATCGTGTAGAGGATGATGAAATAGACCTGGAAAAGTCGAATTTATactgtggagcagcaatgacagaacagttgacaaaattacaaaacacaataaaatatcgGAAGAATGAAGAACTAGCGACCTATTTCTCCtatttaaaaaagaagataaaaacaaCCAGAAAACTAGAGCGGTATAAACTTGTTAAATACCATCCTAAAACTTACctacttacaactaaaattttacaaggaCTAATGAATCAGAAGATAAGTTTGGCGGAGAAATAAAAGGGTTTTCTTACTGAAGGTTGGTGTACAGATACAATATTAGTCaaaaagcaaattactgagacattactAGAGTTTAACAGACCAGCATTTCTGTGTCTGATTAACTTGAAGAAAGCATCTGTCGCAGTAAGACTAAAAGATATAATCCTTCTTATAATAGAGAAGTATTCATAAAATCATACCATCCAGAAGTATTGTggtataatttttatgggaaaaatttagaaaataaatttatatcagagaccacgaaattatagattttcatcgccctgtatatgaccaaagtgACGAAGACTAGTGACGTTCCAGAGAGGCGAAAAAGTGCTTGTAAGGGCCTTAAGAGTGTCAAATCTCACTAGCGATATTTGTGCGAAGTTAATACCTGTTTTCGAGGGTCCTTACATAGTGGATAacgaaaatggggtaaatagctATGTTTCAGGCATGTTGATTCGGAAAAGATCAGAGGAATTTATACTATTCACGATGTGTACAAGTATCATGAGTAAAGGAAGGACACATAATAAATAGTTAAGGTAGGGAATAggaaataaattaggaaaaagAAATGGGTATACCGGAAAAttgttttgcctcgagaaaatcaGTTGCAGATGCAAAGAATTTTATCGAATTCACATGCGGGGATTTATTGTataattttttgtgaaaattttagaaaattaatttatatcAGAGACAGATCTTCATCGACCTGTACATGACCAAAAATTGTGATAGGATAATTTAGTTAGTTATCAGTGTTTTCGCagaaagtgaaatcgttaagaaggtggTGTTCTTAATGGGTTTTTGAACGGACTTAAAACAATGGTGCGGTCAGATTAGACAATACAGTTTTTTTTCGCTTTGCAATGGgcaataagatattttataaaaaattcgaagaaggttaagcggtaaacaaatttattgagtttaaaATGCAAGGCTTTTTGTTTAGGattttgaaacaacgaaagtaatttgaTGTTTCCCGGAATTTAACGAAttggaaagttgtatacaaattaaattggttcttaagaaatgataatatgggtgtagtgggtagaaaggatgttttgtgattggtggaaTATTATGGATGGAAGGGATGGGAGCtttgagtctgattttgacgagagaaaaaataggcactgtgtaatgaatatctggagactgcagtccagtttttgaaaagtgagaagtcagtgtaaagtggtgaaattggccATTGCGAGCAGAATtaagttgaaacgaaatcgttgaccggttTGAGAAGAtaattttcctgtgtccgaggaagattcctgtttttgtctagaacgagtagccgattggtatctatttgcacaagatatcgagcagagagaaaactgagtcgagaatttgagcgagtcctgtttgtttgtttgtgaagcagtttggacgagagggacctttctCAACATCttaagagtacgtgtgggagaatcgaggacgacgcaatccgggaaaagaagtagaaaagaaacaaaaaggttagtcaaatcatttgtaaAACGGAGAGAGTTggttatatccacaccatatttgcttaatttttgtattgaacagttctgtaacataattagtcattcctaattttaaataagaaataagtaaaaaaatcaaaaatgaataaccattttcagaaccagagaaggttcccattgttttcattctggtgggatatgttatatgccattagagtgaaaacttagtccttAGTCttaagaaataagtaatcaattcagtAAATCAAGTAAATCAATCAAGTAAATCAAACGTATAATAGAGATTAATGGCATCATTATTGAACaactaatggaaataaaataGCTTGGAACTACACTGTCCAGCTATTGTGACCTGGAGAAAGCAGTGAAAAATCAAGTACCAAAATTAAATAGCTTTAGTAACACTATacggcgaaaccgacatattaacatcAGAAACAACCAGACCCGACACAGCAACCATAAAAAGTCTACTGGAAGCGGTATAGATGAGAgaactgagaagaattacaggaaatacgctgagagatccaAACAGAAGTGAGggcattagaagaaaatgtaaagtACAGCACATAAAACGAATGGACACTATATAGAAAATAGATATATAATGGAATAACCATAAGAATGGGGGAGACCCATGTGGTCAAAATAACAAGAGATTAATCACCAATTGACAAAAGAAGTATCGGACGACTGCTCAAAAGATGAAGCGATAACCTTTCACAGAGGTGTCAATCTGCCAGTGAACAAgaagaattgcttataaagagaaagaagaaaaagaagacctTCACCAACAACATTAGTGATGATTTCAAACCTTTATAACTGTCTCCAGATCGTAGTGTCGTTACTGCATTAGTGGCAGAGCTGTATGGATGGTCAGCGTAAGAGTTTCCGTAGTAGGTCTGGTACCAATCACCTCTATAGCTGTCTGCAGATTGTAATGAATTTCTTCCAGATGATTCTGTAGCTCTTCCATATTGGTCGGTTACATAAACGCCATTGTTACTGGCCGATCTGTAGGAATGGACAGCGTGAGGGTTTCTGTAGTCAGTTTGGTACCAAGAGCCTGTATTACTGTCTCCAGATTGTACTGAATTTCTTCCAGATGATTGTATGGCTCTTCCATATTGGTCGGTTACATAAACGCCATTGTTACTGGCCGATCTGTAGGAATTGTCAGCGTGAGGGTTTCTGTAATAAGTTTGGTAAGAATAGCCTCTATTACTGTCTCCAGTTTGTACTGATGTGCTTCCAGATGATTGTATAGTTCTTCCATATTGGTCGGTTACATAAACGCCATTGTTACTTGCAGGTCTGTAGGCATGGTCAGCATAAGGGTTTCTGTAGTCGGATTGGTGCGAATAAACTCTATTACTGTCTCCAGATTGTACTGATGTGCTTCCAGATTGTAGTGTAGTTCTTCCATATTGGTCGGTTACATAAACGCCATTGTTACTTGCAGATCTGTAGGCATGGTCAGCATAAGGGTTTCTGTAGTCGGATTGGTACGAATAAACTCTATTGCTGTCTCCAGATTGTACTGCAGTTCTTTCAGGTTGTAGTGTAGTTCTTCCATATTGGTCGGTTACATAAACGCCATTGTTACTGGCCGATCTGTAGAGATGGTCAGCATAAGGGTTTCTATAGTAGGATTGCTTCGAATAACCTCTATTACTGTCTGCAGATTGTACTGCAGTTCTTTCAGATTGTAGTGTAGTTCTTCCATATTGGTCGGTTACATAAACGCCATTGTTACTGGCAGATCTGTAGACATGGTCAGCATAAGGGTTTCTGTAGTAGGATTGCTCGGAATAACCTCTATTACTATTTTCAGATTGTACTGCAGTTCTTCCAGATTGTAGTGTAGTTCTTCCATATTGGTCGGTTATATAAACGTCATTATTACTGGCAGATCGGTAGGCATGGTCAGCGTAACGGTTTCCGTAGTAGGATTGATACGAATAACCAGGTCTTCCAGATGATAGTGTAGTTCTGCCATATTGATCGGTTACATAAACGTCATTATTACTGGCAGATCTGTAGGACTGGCCAACGGAAGGGTTTGTGTAGTAGGATTGATATCTATAGCCTCTATTGCTGTCTCCAGATTGAACTGCACTTCTTCCAGATTGTAGTGTAGTCCTTCCATATTGGTCGGTTACATAAACATCATTAGTACTGGCAGATCTGTGCGACTGACCAGCGGATGGGTTTGCTTTGTAGGTTTGGTACGAATAACCTCTAGCATATCCAGATCGTAGTACGGAAGTTagtccatacacgtcagttgtaTAAATGTTACCATTAGTTGCATATCTGTAGGGATAGTCAGTATAAGGGTTTCCATAGTTGGTTTGGTAACCTTCTGGCACCAATTCATTGTTATAGGAAGGCTCAACTAGTATGACTAAATAACAATGTAGAACGAGAAGAACGCGGAAGAAATTCTGGATATTTCTCATCTGAAAcataaaaatacaataataagTCCTATGAGCAAATATATAATTCTTTATATTATATCTAATGTATAACACAGATCATGGATGGAAAAACTTTTGTACTTAAAACACCCTATTTTTCATCTATGTGGCCAGCCATTCGCTTGCTGGCATCAGTCTATCTGgcttgaggtctgcctctacttatATTCTCAATAATTTGCTTCATCCAACAGTTGTCGACaattcttcctatgtgtcctacccagttccattttaacatcgCAATCTTTtggatcacatctgttacttttTACCGTCTTCTTATTTCCACCTTGTCTTTGGAAACAGAATCCATTCCGAATTAAAATGCATCTTTATTCCCGTGGTAGTTATTATTCCCATGCGATTCTCATATTGGTTGGTCTATAAATAGAATACATACACCTTGACATTTGGTAATATTCAATGGATTTTGTGAAACTACTGAAACATATCGATTTTTATTCCAAATATGTCATCATTTATAATAGTTCAATACTTTTATAAGAGTTTCAGGAGAAATTAGTGTTATCTCTTCTGTCTTTTAGTTATTGGATAGTCTGTGACTTTTGCTTTTTAAACAACCGCATAAAAATATTCTAGAGATGTCAAATCCGGGGATCTTGCTGGCTATCCAATAACTCCTATTCTTGCCAATCCAACGATTTGGAAATGTTTTGTCGAGAAACGAATGCCTCGAATATAATGACGAGTTGCTTCATCTTTCTGAACCCGTCTTTTAAGTATACTCCTCCTGGTTTACAAACAGGTTATAGTATTGTTTGGAAGCTGATTGCTTGTGgcattttaacattttttaatatctttattacttatacatttaatatttttattttgacaataaataaaatcaaCTGGTAGTATTAACATTTTTACAtaatacttttataatatatatttgcATTTAATTAGTTTGGCACAGATTAACATCTTATAAAGGTCGTGAAATAAAATATGATTCACTctttaaatcaataaataaaagaAGACAGATAGGGAAAAGATAATCTTTGCTTTAATGAAATATTTAATGTTgctgtttttgataaaatttgcaTATCACACATCCCGTTCTAAACCAtaacaaattaaaatatggaaaatttAAAGGAGAGCGAAAACCAAATGTTTGATTTAATTATTTCcaattaaatatttttagtaggtagtatatacagagtgggccaaataaaaggagccaccccgatatttggcagtatttattggattttaagaaaataaaaaaacaggtaaatttttgatctaagggggacacattttt from Diabrotica virgifera virgifera chromosome 3, PGI_DIABVI_V3a harbors:
- the LOC114328468 gene encoding uncharacterized protein LOC114328468: MRNIQNFFRVLLVLHCYLVILVEPSYNNELVPEGYQTNYGNPYTDYPYRYATNGNIYTTDVYGLTSVLRSGYARGYSYQTYKANPSAGQSHRSASTNDVYVTDQYGRTTLQSGRSAVQSGDSNRGYRYQSYYTNPSVGQSYRSASNNDVYVTDQYGRTTLSSGRPGYSYQSYYGNRYADHAYRSASNNDVYITDQYGRTTLQSGRTAVQSENSNRGYSEQSYYRNPYADHVYRSASNNGVYVTDQYGRTTLQSERTAVQSADSNRGYSKQSYYRNPYADHLYRSASNNGVYVTDQYGRTTLQPERTAVQSGDSNRVYSYQSDYRNPYADHAYRSASNNGVYVTDQYGRTTLQSGSTSVQSGDSNRVYSHQSDYRNPYADHAYRPASNNGVYVTDQYGRTIQSSGSTSVQTGDSNRGYSYQTYYRNPHADNSYRSASNNGVYVTDQYGRAIQSSGRNSVQSGDSNTGSWYQTDYRNPHAVHSYRSASNNGVYVTDQYGRATESSGRNSLQSADSYRGDWYQTYYGNSYADHPYSSATNAVTTLRSGDSYKGQCEDTQCPDSQACIENKCQNVCPNKCGVNADCYVRGHRPVCTCPTGYHGDPQIHCYRV